ATAATTACGGCGTCTACGGCGTGCGGAAAATGTGGCATGCACTCCGCCGTGACGGAATTGAAATCGGTCGTGAACAAACTGCCCGTTTAATGCGCCTGGCCGGTGTTTCAGGCAAAGGCAAAGGCAGATCACCACTTACAACCCGTAAGCCTAATGTGCCTGATCTGCGCCCGGACTTGGTCGAGCGTGAGTTCAAAGCCCCCGGCCCGAACAAGCTGTGGGTGGCTGACATTACGTATGTGCGCACGAAGAAAGGCTTTGTGTATGCCGCGTTTGTCACCGACGTTTACTCTCGACGGATCGTTGGGTGGGCGTTATCAGACTCGATGCGCACCGAAGCGTTGCCGCTGCAAGCTCTCAATCAGGCGATCGCGTGTGCTGAGGAAACAACAGGTCTCATTCATCATTCGGATCACGGCTCGCAGTATGTCAGCGTTGTCTACAACGAGCGTCTTGCCCAGCACGGGATTGCCGCTTCCACCGGAACTGTCGGGGATTCCTATGACAATGCTCTGGCGGAAAACGTTAACGGCTCCTACAAGAACGAGCTAATCCATACTCGCAGGTGGGATGAGGTTGTCGAGGTGGAAATCGCGACGTTTGAGTGGGTGTCATGGTGGAACGAGACGAGGCTTCACCAAAGCTTGGGATACCGTACCCCAGTCGAAGTGGAATCCGAATTTTGGAAGCAGAACCCGCCGCAAGTAATAATGAAAATCAAGGCAAATGCCTAGGAACAAAACTCGGGGCACTTCACACCGTGCCTGAGGTGATTGAAACCTGGCGGCGGGAAAACCCGGTGAAGACTACGCCCACGGCCAGATCTGGACACAAGCCTCGGCTGGGACAACGGCGCCCATGATTGGCGGCCAGCCCCCGTTGGCGCGGCGAGCCTGGCTGAGGTCGTAACGAATCTCGTGGCTGCCGGTGCTAGCCTGCTGGGGGTGCTGCCGCGTGGGGCCACTGAGATACGCCAGCTGCGCGCTTCCATCCTTCGCGCAACAAGCGGTTCCTCTGGACAATAGCGAAGGAATACCAGGACAACCCCAATGCACGGGGATACAATATTGCTATGAAAAAGTCTTCTTTCCTCGCAGCATGCGCTGCGTTCCTCGTCGCATCTCTGTCCGTACCCGCCGCCAACGCCGAGTTGACCCAGACTGAGCGGGACCAATTCCGTACCGACCCCGTTGGCGCGATTGCCTGGCAGGCCATCAAGGGCTCTTCCGAGTATGT
The nucleotide sequence above comes from Corynebacterium tuberculostearicum. Encoded proteins:
- a CDS encoding IS3 family transposase, which gives rise to MKNNRAGGFITSRGYRQSKARGLSARRLRDAVLVEHIRTVHRDNYGVYGVRKMWHALRRDGIEIGREQTARLMRLAGVSGKGKGRSPLTTRKPNVPDLRPDLVEREFKAPGPNKLWVADITYVRTKKGFVYAAFVTDVYSRRIVGWALSDSMRTEALPLQALNQAIACAEETTGLIHHSDHGSQYVSVVYNERLAQHGIAASTGTVGDSYDNALAENVNGSYKNELIHTRRWDEVVEVEIATFEWVSWWNETRLHQSLGYRTPVEVESEFWKQNPPQVIMKIKANA